From Theileria orientalis strain Shintoku DNA, chromosome 4, complete genome, the proteins below share one genomic window:
- a CDS encoding cell cycle regulator protein: MVKKFTCDDIISQNLIKSSIQRTIKMNIVNQYPVLRDTIDVIFPKKTPVYLAKCQDHVSLLMVNGEIIFIQNREGPWFPALRLLHKYPTMLPKMQIDSGAIKFILRGSNIMCPGLTSEGGQMEDVEQDTQVTAHGRHHACAVGLMAMSTQEIIEKNKDVGILTLHYLNDGYWQFNADKYGYKSS, translated from the exons ATGGTGAAGAAGTTCACCTGCGACGACATAATATCgcaaaatttaattaaatcatCAATTCAACGCACcattaaaatgaat ATAGTGAACCAGTACCCCGTGTTGAGGGATACCATTGATGTTATCTTTCCGAAGAAGACGCCCGTATATCTGGCCAAGTG CCAAGACCATGTTAGCCTGCTGATGGTCAACGGAGAGATAATATTCATCCAAAATAGAGAGGGACCCTGGTTTCCTGCGTTGCGGCTGCTTCACAAGT ACCCAACTATGCTTCCTAAAATGCAGATAGACAGCGGCGCAATTAAGTTCATCCTCAGAGGATCAAACATTATGTGCCCAGGTTTAACCTCAGAGGGCGGCCAGATGGAAGACGTTGAACAGGACACA CAAGTCACGGCTCATGGTAGGCATCACGCTTGCGCCGTTGGTTTAATGGCCATGTCAACTCAGGAAAT AATTGAGAAAAACAAGGACGTCGGTATACTCACTTTGCACTATTTGAACGATGGATACTGGCAGTTTAACGCCGACAAGTACGGTTACAAGTCGAGTTGA
- a CDS encoding uncharacterized protein (protein of unknown function DUF529 repeat containing protein) — protein sequence MTMNCKLSLDLSSTESENFYFWKENIYKLVNYHYVPKQPCKLFRVFHNNQLLWESDGGSFCTKVIVCRSEGQPLLLHISFVSDGLKEVSYFVNRRAIERDSSSESERVRRPKPEATLSDIPSKCTHYTDADVLENNEYLSKEIFKADLSSKHGQVCPDQLQFNGQHTSNQCVDLNARSDADLAACLDGQSVFEEVKEEAALEWVKISSQNFYLRFHRLVESSQVLQELELVITKPNEKKVFVNKSSKLLVDVYVPGVGYKINAVKDGRKDVWRATSPNFRCSTVFAHPKASYSYLHLVIEGYLDPGMDLDTVLAGVNGSPEGSGAGFGSRYARYFGVSRRLFGPVSEPSDESNANKASSNEYVTRMGSEGLKMTYGTRRGPEPQNGSKYFKTDLFFKKSFMRWNRISRSAYFGYFELDFGRTGLNNEVCNLDKDLYCYYYKKIQLSLDELSEAFRGMEQQLDVSEPTQSARNSYSQSEEVDDLGHLNECFYIVKNHFHTITNVCVTPRPGFILKEVQLEKLRLTSGYSEYILYLNLHYYMGDLASFYLILSTNSGENALYFLKKDGLWVSVSFTQYMRSFSNYTYVTGAERTTYLQELGPLGGVNVAGSELNGAANVVSLNSADLSNTYNMTKLGSAEKQNAEVGGTTLNRSLSMMSTMKSVGTGFESALNSGRMGRTYSMLSTKSTSRSSSFSLANRGVVLSSSHFARLRNNLKTLKANLSIIRLKMANLPGVRGIAGLTSGGKLGFTKRRGLRNSGRLSARLSERASGRVTNPSQMKNIKLSDLLKKRPREEPFMGKIFTSSFRNKKNLLIKTYFSPAENYSNPRRVFRHRLQPDHLSAWGGEVLGSGSRDFTAARLNSASASYDELSAASLLSSVNGWSQATSNFPERTLCMPLSPASNLRAAWSNRTMRWAEGRVTRRTRLRDRLWKLHRGLGNPFAASGFDTSLPSSRRFGPTRAFHSARLFSARAIGNSEKNVILVGGLASTFLESFMTVNVNKFLQKNSYLNLNPYLSHVPKYNVLAVTTKEVSTTEALILDGGYVVCANNYIGSGLTLSDSTTDSTPNAHSAGTTSSRNAQYLLSKRYYRKYGELFNSSSYYGDDLLDVFRSFSYTGSFVELLNKMGYNVYSMDLQSHGLSEGARDLKCFAEKYEDYVDDLLQYVSIVKSGRFFDHGQTSSDTLAGGVRPRPGKYVLVGFSMGANIAVQAIVNHVSASSSCVNCAMTNPNLVDKFLSLNGMYNIKEQCGRVGRHLYPFLSGITSLFIPTKPSPGSLSRMYSDSFRVYNLFNDAYYYVFKHRHLKVLQIFKACDAVFEKFKRYPKDLKTFILHSTSDNRCHVTGANTFYEHIKNGRNEYIQIDSNFHTIVNYEFLGLMGDILSKILV from the exons ATGACAATGAACTGCAAGCTGTCGCTCGACCTGTCAAGCACAGAGTCAGAAAACTTCTATTTCTGGAAGGAGAACATATACAAGTTAGTAAACTATCACTACGTGCCGAAACAGCCGTGTAAACTCTTCCGGGTGTTCCATAACAACCAGCTGCTGTGGGAAAGCGACGGAGGATCGTTTTGCACAAAAGTGATAGTTTGCCGCTCAGAAGGCCAGCCACTGCTGCTCCACATATCGTTCGTGAGCGACGGGCTCAAGGAAGTCTCGTACTTCGTGAACCGTAGAGCAATAGAGAGAGATTCAAGCTCCGAGAGTGAGAGAGTTCGCCGCCCCAAGCCAGAAGCAACATTATCGGATATACCCAGCAAATGTACACACTATACTGATGCGGATGTGCTAGAGAACAATGAGTACCTGTCAAAGGAGATCTTCAAGGCTGATCTCTCGAGCAAACACGGTCAAGTATGTCCAGATCAGCTCCAGTTCAACGGCCAGCACACCTCAAATCAATGTGTAGACTTAAACGCAAGGAGTGACGCAGATCTGGCTGCGTGTTTGGATGGGCAGAGCGTATTTGAGGAGGTAAAGGAGGAGGCCGCACTAGAATGGGTGAAAATAAGCTCGCAGAACTTCTACCTTAGGTTCCACCGCCTAGTTGAGTCGAGCCAGGTGCTGCAAGAGCTGGAACTGGTGATCACGAAGCCGAACGAGAAGAAGGTGTTCGTTAACAAGTCATCGAAACTACTGGTGGACGTGTACGTGCCAGGGGTGGGCTACAAGATTAACGCAGTTAAGGACGGGAGGAAGGACGTGTGGAGAGCCACGTCGCCGAACTTTCGGTGCTCCACAGTCTTCGCACACCCGAAGGCAAGTTATTCATACCTGCACCTGGTGATAGAGGGCTACCTGGACCCAGGAATGGACCTAGATACAGTGTTGGCAGGAGTAAACGGGTCGCCTGAGGGGTCAGGAGCAGGGTTCGGAAGTAGATACGCAAGATACTTTGGAGTATCGAGAAGATTATTCGGGCCTGTAAGTGAACCCTCAGACGAAAGCAATGCAAATAAAGCGTCTAGCAACGAGTATGTGACGAGAATGGGCTCAGAAGGCTTGAAAATGACCTATGGCACCCGCAGAGGCCCTGAACCACAGAACGGTTCAAAGTACTTTAAAACGGATTTGTTCTTCAAGAAGTCCTTTATGCGCTGGAACAGAATATCGCGCTCAGCCTACTTTGGCTACTTCGAGTTGGATTTCGGAAGGACGGGGCTGAACAACGAAGTGTGTAACCTGGACAAGGACctctactgctactactacaagAAGATACAGCTCAGTCTAGATGAGCTGAGCGAGGCCTTTAGGGGAATGGAACAGCAACTGGACGTTTCAGAGCCAACTCAAAGCGCCAGAAACTCTTATTCACAGTCCGAAGAGGTGGACGACCTGGGCCACCTGAACGAGTGCTTTTACATCGTAAAAAACCACTTCCACACCATCACGAACGTGTGCGTGACGCCGAGGCCTGGCTTCATCCTGAAGGAGGTGCAACTGGAGAAGTTGCGTCTGACCTCAGGATACTCGGAATACATCCTCTACCTAAACCTGCACTACTACATGGGCGACCTGGCGTCCTTCTACCTGATCCTGAGCACGAACAGCGGCGAGAACGCACTGTActtcctgaagaaggacgGTCTCTGGGTGTCCGTGAGCTTCACGCAGTACATGAGGTCCTTCTCGAACTACACGTACGTCACAGGGGCCGAGAGGACCACGTATCTGCAGGAGTTGGGGCCGCTGGGAGGAGTGAATGTAGCAGGGTCGGAGCTTAACGGAGCAGCGAACGTTGTGAGTCTCAACAGCGCGGACCTGAGCAACACGTATAACATGACCAAGTTAGGAAGCGCAGAGAAACAGAATGCAGAAGTAGGCGGAACGACGCTGAACAGAAGTCTCAGCATGATGAGCACGATGAAGAGCGTAGGCACGGGCTTCGAGAGCGCACTCAACAGTGGAAGGATGGGAAGGACCTACAGCATGCTCAGCACTAAGAGCACGAGCAGGTCCTCGAGCTTCAGCCTGGCGAACAGAGGAGTCGTGCTCTCGAGCAGCCATTTCGCACGCTTGCGCAACAACCTTAAAACGCTCAAGGCGAACCTGAGCATCATAAGGCTGAAGATGGCAAACCTGCCCGGAGTGCGGGGGATCGCAGGGCTCACCTCTGGAGGGAAGCTGGGATTCACTAAACGCAGAGGACTGAGGAACTCGGGGAGGCTGAGCGCACGTCTGAGCGAGAGAGCGAGCGGAAGAGTGACCAACCCGAGCCAAATGAAGAACATAAAGCTGAgcgacctgctgaagaagaggccGCGCGAAGAGCCGTTCATGGGGAAGATTTTCACGAGCAGCTTCAGAAACAagaagaacctgctgataAAGACGTACTTCTCGCCGGCAGAAAACTACTCGAACCCAAGGAGAGTGTTCAGGCACAGGCTGCAGCCGGATCACCTGAGCGCCTGGGGAGGAGAAGTCCTGGGAAGCGGCTCAAGGGATTTCACTGCCGCAAGGCTCAACAGTGCCTCTGCCAGTTATGACGAGTTGAGCGCCGCCTCACTATTGAGCTCAGTTAACGGATGGTCGCAGGCCACCAGCAACTTCCCGGAGAGGACGCTGTGCATGCCACTGAGCCCAGCGAGCAACCTCAGGGCCGCCTGGAGCAACAGAACCATGAGGTGGGCCGAGGGCAGAGtgacgaggaggacgaggcTGCGCGACAGGCTGTGGAAGCTGCATCGAGGGCTGGGGAACCCCTTCGCCGCGAGCGGCTTCGACACCTCACTGCCCTCGAGCAGGCGCTTCGGGCCCACGCGAGCCTTTCACTCGGCGAGATTGTTCTCAGCAAGGGCAATAGGCAACAGCGAAAAGAATGTGATACTCGTGGGCGGCCTGGCCTCGACGTTCCTCGAGTCGTTTATGACCGTGAACGTGAACAAGTTTTTGCAAAAAAACAGCTACCTGAACCTGAACCCGTACCTGAGTCACGTTCCCAAGTACAACGTGTTGGCGGTGACGACGAAGGAGGTCAGCACCACGGAAG CGCTAATACTTGATGGTGGTTATGTAGTTTGTgctaataattatataggTTCCGGCTTGACACTGTCGGACTCAACCACAGACAGCACACCGAACGCACACAGCGCCGGCACTACCAGCTCAAGGAACGCCCAGTACCTCTTGTCCAAAAGATACTACCGCAAGTACGGGGAGCTCTTCAACAGCTCAAGCTACTACGGAGACGACCTCCTGGACGTATTCAGGTCGTTTAGCTACACGGGGTCGTTcgtggagctgctgaacaagaTGGGCTACAACGTGTACAGCATGGACCTGCAGTCTCACGGACTCTCCGAGGGGGCGCGCGACCTGAAGTGTTTCGCGGAGAAGTACGAGGACTACGTCGACGACCTGCTCCAGTACGTGAGCATCGTGAAGTCGGGTCGCTTCTTTGACCACGGACAGACGTCCAGTGACACTCTGGCCGGAGGAGTGCGGCCGAGGCCAGGCAAGTACGTGCTGGTTGGCTTCAGCATGGGGGCAAACATAGCGGTCCAGGCGATAGTGAACCACGTGTCGGCCTCGTCGAGCTGCGTGAACTGCGCCATGACGAATCCAAACCTGGTGGACAAGTTCCTCTCGCTGAACGGAATGTACAACATAAAGGAGCAGTGTGGAAGGGTGGGAAGGCACCTGTACCCCTTCCTGTCCGGCATAACCTCGCTGTTCATTCCCACGAAGCCGTCGCCTGGGAGCCTGTCACGGATGTACTCGGACTCGTTCCGAGTGTACAATTTGTTCAAC GATGCCTACTACTACGTGTTCAAGCACCGCCACCTCAAGGTTTTGCAGATATTCAAGGCCTGCGACGCGGTGTTTGAGAAGTTTAAACGCTACCcgaaggacctgaagacCTTCATATTGCATTCCACCAGCGACAACAGATGCCACGTTACT gGCGCCAACACCTTTTACGAGCATATAAAGAACGGCCGCAACGAGTACATACAAATTGACTCAAACTTCCACACCATAGTGAATTACGAGTTCCTGGGACTTATGGGAGACATattgagtaaaatattggtTTAA
- a CDS encoding 50S ribosomal protein L16, with the protein MDKASVYGTEDCGFESRRRWSIIILNRMPPVFFKAPLPINYKAPKGRIVPLKNPEIRLGKTLVTLTPRRIKAEALEKVRMALKRVLKKKTERIVDAHATYPVTKKPEGVKMGQGKGRVHHHVARVPAGYPIIRLPQLSPFVPGELPIFVAFQRALSNLPVNCTFRSQLNSFPVDSWAQSHNVKTNLEVKMRKVGIDKILTEKESKERLELLSEELEKKNKEELLRVLNDFRHSFEALLAKYRRLIHTDPEFRLEFLEMLNTLSIDPLLPQQRNGSHKFPSINTAIDLLTPSSNRLGELCTLMVEICTSTRNENGGIYELSYIVSLIPESYRVTETEVLRAANELKHLGFQLTEISGRHYLLSDVELTESQEKCLSLSSQLGRGINSKDVSDHCGFTQEQAQVVLWELSRLGLVWVDFENSEEGKLINT; encoded by the exons ATGGACAAGGCGTCGGTCTACGGAACCGAAGATTGCGGGTTCGAGTCCCGTCGCCGTTGgtctattattatt CTCAACAGAATGCCCCCAGTGTTTTTTAAGGCGCCTCTCCCTATCAATTACAAGGCCCCGAAAGGGAGGATCGTACCTCTCAAAAACCCAGAAATAAGACTGGGAAAAACACTAGTCACACTTACCCCAAGAAGAATCAAGGCAGAAGCTCTGGAAAAGGTGAGAATGGCTCTGAAAAGAGTGCTAAAAAAGAAGACGGAGCGCATAGTGGATGCCCATGCTACCTATCCAGTCACGAAGAAGCCAGAAGGAGTGAAAATGGGCCAGGGTAAGGGGAGAGTCCATCACCACGTGGCAAGGGTTCCAGCAG GGTACCCAATTATCCGTCTTCCACAACTGAGTCCTTTCGTTCCAGGAGAGTTGCCGATTTTTGTTGCCTTCCAACGAGCATTGTCTAACTTGCCAGTTAATTGTACCTTCAGATCGCAGTTGAATAGTTTTCCAGTAGATTCATGGGCACAAAGCCATAATGTTAAGACAAATTTAGAG GTTAAAATGCGGAAGGTTGgcattgataaaatattaactgaAAAGGAATCCAAGGAGCGGCTTGAGCTGCTTtcggaggagctggagaagaagaacaaagAGGAGTTGCTGAGAGTCCTTAACGACTTCAGACATAGTTTCGAGGCGCTTCTAGCGAAGTACAGGAGGCTGATCCACACGGATCCAGAGTTTAGACTGGAGTTTTTGGAGATGCTGAACACATTATCAATCGATCCACTGTTGCCACAGCAAAGGAATGGCTCTCACAA GTTTCCATCTATCAACACTGCAATAGACCTTCTGACCCCCAGTAGCAATAGGCTAGGGGAACTGTGCACACTGATGGTGGAAATATGCACAAGCACCAGGAACGAAAACGGAGGAATATACGAACTCAGCTACATTGTGTCTCTAATACCAGAGAGCTACAGGGTAACGGAAACTGAGGTGCTCAGGGCAGCCAACGAGCTGAAGCATTTAGGTTTCCAGTTGACTGAAATCAGCGGGAGGCACTATCTATTGTCGGATGTTGAGCTGACAGAATCGCAAGAAAAGTGTCTGAGTCTATCCTCACAGCTGGGAAGAGGAATCAACTCAAAGGACGTGTCGGACCACTGCGGGTTTACGCAGGAGCAGGCGCAGGTGGTCCTGTGGGAGTTAAGTAGGCTTGGACTAGTATGGGTAGACTTTGAAAACAGTGAGGAGGGTAAGTTGATAAACACATAA
- a CDS encoding phosphatidate cytidylyltransferase produces the protein MESVKKSVIFGFTPRLGKNRLWFGAGKFSLKKYDNFTVRTILTVLLIAGFLLILLAGHFYITVLVVLCLIKMYYEIIALHDKTINFAVTSDEEGTTPSAHTNAFSSSSSSYGNANSPPNELVDSFNRLSARSESETSASRRLSHSTAGMGTPRTSNTGSPSVGSGREIRRDRGKTVYFFSKAPNLLSWVSLETYSLCITLALVGVPWLVPRLQHYNNRFSRSLLYLTSYHYLISFILAVAGVIKFVVSIERGRYKQYFLKLAMIVISLLYVVCQGLMVITNIYYGLVWFLCPLVMVIVNDVLAYLFGRSVGRRPLIVISPKKTVEGFLYSALLTTLSTVLMVPFLVRFKAILCPTNHFNLMPLVWLYNNKCKLPALYDLKKFVLPGVLGKLLAKLLGRNYLLYREFTIHMLVLSVFASLFAPFGGFLASGFKRALKVKDFANVIPGHGGLTDRFDCHVLMGGFTYFYLKTFVRKQQLVEVVYKMFLKLPKQQQLELLSKLRQISH, from the coding sequence atgGAATCGGTAAAAAAATCGGTCATATTCGGATTCACACCGAGGCTAGGAAAAAACAGACTGTGGTTCGGGGCGGGAAAGTTCTCGCTCAAAAAGTACGATAACTTCACAGTGCGCACAATCCTGACAGTGCTCCTGATCGCAGGATTCCTACTGATACTGCTGGCAGGACACTTCTACATTACAGTGCTGGTGGTGCTGTGCTTGATAAAGATGTACTACGAAATCATAGCACTGCACGACAAGACGATCAACTTCGCAGTGACGTCGGACGAGGAGGGCACGACGCCCTCAGCGCACACGAATGCGTTCTCGTCATCGTCATCGTCATACGGGAACGCAAACAGCCCACCAAACGAACTGGTAGATTCGTTCAACAGGCTCTCAGCAAGAAGCGAAAGTGAGACTAGCGCGTCGAGAAGATTGAGCCACAGCACAGCAGGAATGGGCACGCCGAGAACAAGTAACACGGGAAGCCCGAGCGTCGGAAGCGGAAGAGAAATAAGAAGAGACCGAGGAAAGACAGTATACTTCTTCTCGAAGGCGCCGAACCTGCTCTCATGGGTGTCGCTGGAAACTTACTCACTCTGCATCACGCTGGCGCTGGTGGGAGTGCCCTGGCTAGTGCCGAGACTGCAGCACTACAACAACAGGTTCTCAAGGTCGCTGCTGTACCTGACGAGCTACCACTACCTCATCTCGTTTATCCTGGCAGTGGCAGGAGTGATTAAGTTTGTAGTCTCAATAGAGCGAGGAAGGTACAAGCAGTACTTTTTGAAGTTGGCAATGATAGTGATATCACTGCTGTACGTGGTGTGCCAGGGACTGATGGTGATCACGAACATCTACTACGGGCTCGTCTGGTTCCTGTGTCCGCTGGTGATGGTGATCGTCAACGACGTGCTGGCATACCTCTTCGGACGCTCAGTGGGAAGAAGGCCGCTGATAGTTATCTCGCCGAAAAAGACAGTCGAAGGATTTCTGTACTCGGCGCTGCTGACAACGCTCTCGACAGTGCTCATGGTGCCATTCCTGGTGAGGTTCAAGGCGATACTGTGCCCGACGAACCACTTTAACCTCATGCCGCTCGTCTGGctctacaacaacaagtgTAAGCTGCCAGCACTCTacgacctgaagaagttcGTGCTGCCGGGCGTCCTGGGGAAGCTTCtggcgaagctgctgggaCGAAACTACCTGCTCTACCGCGAGTTCACAATACACATGCTGGTCCTCAGCGTATTCGCGAGCCTCTTCGCACCCTTCGGAGGATTCCTGGCCAGCGGATTCAAGCGCGCGCTTAAGGTGAAGGACTTCGCAAACGTTATCCCGGGACACGGGGGACTGACCGACCGGTTCGACTGCCACGTGCTCATGGGCGGCTTCACCTACTTCTACCTGAAGACATTCGTGCGGaagcagcagctggtggAGGTGGTCTACAAGATGTTCCTGAAGCTGCcgaagcagcagcagctggagctgctgagcaAGCTGCGCCAAATATCCCACTGA